In one window of Janthinobacterium sp. 1_2014MBL_MicDiv DNA:
- a CDS encoding EAL domain-containing response regulator, which yields MNSSATPLDLENSPRILLVDDEPRLLASLHELLKDRGYQLYTATCGSEALAQLAKLRFDLILLDLRLPDMSGHEIMDHINRRGIEGDVIVMSGDVGIEAAIGALKRGAYDYLRKPYSREELLKTVENALQKRRLALENERIALQLENSEKMYRYLVDSSPDIIYTLNHEGRITFINDRVHQLLGFSREELIGSHYSILVHDEDQERARYAFNERRLDERASRNVELRLKCHSGSGNDRTFNNTLMTIPLNSIGVHSLDHEAKKQEYFGTYGVARDITDRKRAEEVISYQAYHDILTDLPNRMLFKDRLGLAVIQARRKLTELAVMFIDLDRFKLVNDTLGHVKGDELLQQVALRLKDCLRRGDTLARQGGDEFTIVLPELRDRQDARLIADKFLECLHQPFDLDGNQVHISASIGIAIYPGDGETIDELLRHADIAMYQVKALGKNGHSFYHESMLDVSHQKIALEQSLRKALELNQLEMYYQPQVDVTTGRIVGAEGLMRWNHPQRGLLTAGEFLPFAEENGLMLPISDWMLGALCRDLLQWNAAGGEAVRLSLNLSPQYLDRGDFFEKMRGALTRYGIAPEKIEVEITENICIRNPQYAIEQLNKLCQLGVSVAIDDFGTGYSSLSYLHRFPIHTIKIDQSFVKEIHDEHGHYPVILAIISIARGLGLHLIAEGVETEGQARYLQDKGCTTMQGYLYHRPISLGSFIAVLQEQNRLIADGVPAVPQTLAVEA from the coding sequence ATGAATTCCTCCGCCACTCCGCTTGACCTGGAAAATAGCCCGCGCATCCTGCTGGTCGACGACGAGCCCCGGCTGCTCGCCTCCCTGCATGAATTGCTGAAGGACCGTGGCTATCAGCTGTACACGGCCACCTGCGGCAGCGAGGCGCTGGCGCAATTGGCGAAACTGCGCTTCGACCTGATCCTGCTGGACCTGCGCCTGCCCGACATGAGCGGCCATGAAATCATGGACCACATCAACCGGCGCGGCATCGAGGGCGACGTCATCGTCATGAGCGGCGATGTCGGCATCGAGGCGGCCATCGGCGCCCTGAAGCGTGGCGCCTACGATTACCTGCGCAAGCCGTACAGCCGCGAGGAACTGCTCAAGACGGTGGAAAACGCGCTGCAAAAGCGCCGGCTGGCGCTGGAGAACGAACGCATCGCGCTGCAGCTGGAAAACTCGGAAAAGATGTACCGCTACCTGGTCGACAGCTCGCCCGACATCATCTATACGCTGAACCACGAAGGCCGCATCACCTTCATCAACGACCGCGTGCACCAGTTGCTGGGCTTTAGCCGCGAAGAGCTGATCGGCAGCCATTATTCCATCCTCGTGCACGACGAAGACCAGGAGCGGGCGCGCTATGCCTTCAACGAACGTCGCCTCGACGAGCGCGCCTCGCGCAATGTGGAACTGCGCCTGAAGTGCCACAGCGGCAGCGGCAATGACCGCACCTTCAACAATACCCTGATGACGATCCCGCTCAATTCGATCGGCGTGCACAGCCTCGATCACGAAGCGAAAAAGCAGGAATACTTCGGCACCTACGGCGTGGCGCGCGACATCACCGACCGCAAGCGCGCCGAGGAGGTGATCTCCTACCAGGCTTACCACGATATCCTGACGGATCTGCCGAACCGCATGCTGTTCAAGGACCGCCTGGGACTGGCCGTGATCCAGGCGCGCCGCAAGCTGACGGAGCTGGCCGTGATGTTCATCGACCTGGATCGCTTCAAGCTGGTCAACGATACCCTGGGCCACGTGAAGGGTGACGAATTGCTGCAGCAAGTGGCGCTGCGCCTGAAGGACTGCCTGCGCCGCGGCGATACGCTGGCGCGCCAGGGCGGCGACGAATTCACGATCGTGCTGCCGGAATTGCGCGACCGCCAGGATGCGCGCCTGATCGCCGACAAATTCCTCGAATGCCTGCACCAGCCGTTCGACCTTGACGGCAACCAGGTGCATATCTCGGCCTCGATCGGCATCGCCATCTATCCGGGCGACGGCGAGACCATCGACGAACTGCTGCGCCATGCCGACATCGCCATGTACCAGGTCAAGGCGCTGGGCAAGAACGGCCACAGTTTTTATCACGAGTCGATGCTCGACGTGTCGCACCAGAAGATCGCGCTCGAGCAAAGCCTGCGCAAGGCGCTGGAGCTGAACCAGCTGGAAATGTATTACCAGCCGCAGGTGGACGTGACGACGGGCCGCATCGTCGGCGCGGAGGGGTTGATGCGCTGGAACCACCCGCAGCGCGGGCTGCTGACGGCTGGCGAATTCCTGCCGTTCGCGGAAGAAAACGGCCTGATGCTGCCGATCTCGGACTGGATGCTGGGCGCGCTGTGCCGCGACCTGCTGCAATGGAATGCGGCCGGCGGCGAAGCCGTGCGCCTGTCGCTAAACCTGTCGCCGCAATACCTGGACCGGGGCGACTTTTTCGAGAAGATGCGCGGCGCGCTGACGCGCTACGGCATCGCGCCGGAAAAGATCGAAGTGGAAATCACGGAAAACATCTGCATCCGCAATCCGCAGTATGCGATCGAGCAGTTGAACAAGCTGTGCCAGCTGGGCGTGTCGGTGGCCATCGACGATTTCGGCACCGGCTATTCGTCGCTGTCGTACCTGCACCGCTTCCCTATCCACACGATCAAGATCGACCAGTCGTTTGTGAAGGAAATTCACGACGAGCACGGGCATTATCCCGTCATCCTGGCCATCATCTCGATCGCGCGCGGCCTGGGCCTGCACCTGATCGCCGAGGGCGTGGAAACGGAAGGGCAGGCGCGCTACCTGCAAGACAAGGGCTGCACCACGATGCAGGGCTATCTGTATCACCGGCCCATTTCGCTGGGCAGCTTCATCGCCGTGCTGCAGGAGCAGAACCGCCTGATCGCCGATGGCGTGCCTGCGGTACCCCAGACGCTTGCCGTCGAGGCCTGA
- a CDS encoding HDOD domain-containing protein: protein MPQILIKLIAHLQADDAGMPELAALIAKDAGMTSKILGVANSSAYHRQGRVVSLEQSLVSLGTDMIKTLVISESVFQTFSSFPHSGSTDLRAFWKSSLSAAVMARALAKAMAYPHVEEAYLAGLLHNVGRLALLATAPKEYAFNFTARDDAALCAVEQRTLQITHAEAGAWLIERWHLDSFLADSVLYHHEPLARLEASHPLIRIVRLAHLLCCHAGDAESIAQAARLCALDVEVLETLAGSVARQVEQAAQHLGIDLAGADDIATPPAFAPPAVDPVQQRLSDEVRNMVLVSEVGQTFARQQGETSLLEAITRSARILFDFETTVILLQNPTGHALVGVAAGEQQHRLAGFSVPLAKGGPLAASALECSLAFLKGDMPGLGIVEEQLFRILGTDSLVCLPLVAGQRSLGVLIGGVAAWQIPACQKREGFLRAFGNQAASALETAISARGLARRQLDHVAEEYREASRRVVHEVNNPLSIIKNYLSVLDHKLEKQEPVTGEMSILNEEIDRVGQLINGLADLQPAVASGVTDCARVVDDVLRLFRATDFLPSKIEVVTRMQDAPCEVEADADMLKQILLNLLKNAVEALPDGGRIEVANRGHVNRDRRLYLELCVSDNGAGLAPEVLANLFSPVRSSKPGAHHGLGLSIVHDLVTRLHGVIGCRSGKGGTSFEILLPLPQAAAAATVSDAVPALGNTALSS from the coding sequence ATGCCGCAGATTCTCATCAAGCTGATCGCCCACCTGCAGGCCGACGACGCCGGCATGCCGGAACTGGCCGCCCTGATCGCCAAGGATGCGGGCATGACCAGCAAGATCCTCGGCGTGGCCAACAGCTCGGCGTATCACCGCCAGGGCCGGGTCGTCAGCCTGGAACAGTCGCTCGTCTCGCTGGGCACGGACATGATCAAGACCCTGGTCATCAGCGAATCCGTGTTCCAGACCTTCAGCAGCTTCCCCCATTCCGGCAGCACCGATTTGCGCGCATTCTGGAAAAGTTCGCTGTCGGCCGCCGTCATGGCGCGTGCGCTGGCCAAGGCCATGGCCTATCCGCATGTCGAAGAAGCGTACCTGGCGGGCCTGCTGCACAATGTGGGCCGCCTGGCCCTGCTGGCCACGGCGCCGAAGGAATACGCGTTCAATTTCACGGCCCGCGACGATGCCGCCCTGTGCGCGGTGGAGCAGCGCACCCTGCAGATCACGCATGCCGAAGCGGGTGCCTGGCTGATCGAGCGCTGGCACCTCGATTCCTTCCTGGCCGACAGCGTGCTGTATCACCATGAACCGCTGGCGCGCCTGGAGGCGAGCCATCCCCTGATCCGCATCGTGCGCCTGGCGCACCTGCTGTGCTGCCACGCCGGCGATGCGGAGTCGATCGCGCAGGCGGCGCGCCTGTGCGCGCTGGACGTCGAGGTGCTGGAGACCCTGGCCGGCAGCGTCGCGCGCCAGGTGGAACAGGCCGCGCAGCACCTGGGCATCGACCTGGCCGGCGCCGACGATATCGCCACGCCGCCGGCATTCGCGCCGCCTGCCGTCGATCCGGTGCAGCAGCGCCTGTCCGACGAAGTGCGCAATATGGTGCTGGTGTCCGAAGTGGGCCAGACTTTCGCCCGCCAGCAGGGCGAGACCAGCCTGCTGGAAGCCATCACGCGTTCGGCGCGCATCCTGTTCGACTTCGAGACTACCGTCATCCTGCTGCAAAACCCCACCGGCCATGCGCTGGTGGGCGTGGCGGCGGGAGAACAGCAGCACCGCCTGGCCGGTTTTTCCGTGCCGCTGGCGAAGGGCGGGCCATTGGCCGCCTCGGCGCTCGAATGCAGCCTGGCCTTTCTGAAAGGCGACATGCCGGGCCTGGGCATCGTCGAGGAGCAGCTGTTCCGCATCCTCGGCACCGACAGCCTGGTCTGCCTGCCGCTGGTGGCGGGCCAGCGCAGCCTGGGCGTGCTGATTGGCGGCGTGGCGGCGTGGCAGATTCCCGCCTGCCAGAAGCGCGAGGGCTTCCTGCGCGCTTTCGGCAACCAGGCCGCCAGCGCGCTGGAAACGGCGATCAGCGCGCGCGGCCTGGCGCGGCGCCAGCTCGATCACGTGGCCGAGGAATACCGCGAAGCGTCGCGCCGCGTGGTGCATGAGGTGAACAACCCGCTGTCGATTATCAAGAACTACCTGAGCGTGCTCGATCACAAGCTCGAGAAGCAGGAGCCGGTGACGGGCGAGATGTCGATCCTGAACGAAGAGATCGACCGCGTCGGGCAGTTGATCAATGGCCTGGCTGACCTGCAGCCGGCGGTAGCCAGCGGCGTCACCGATTGCGCGCGCGTCGTCGACGATGTGCTGCGCCTGTTCCGCGCCACCGATTTCCTGCCGTCGAAAATCGAGGTGGTCACGCGCATGCAGGATGCGCCATGCGAGGTGGAGGCCGATGCCGACATGCTCAAGCAGATCCTGCTCAACCTGCTGAAAAATGCCGTCGAGGCCTTGCCGGACGGCGGCCGCATCGAAGTGGCGAACCGGGGCCATGTCAACCGCGACCGACGCCTGTACCTGGAACTGTGCGTCAGCGACAATGGCGCCGGCCTGGCGCCTGAGGTGCTGGCCAACCTGTTCTCGCCCGTGCGCAGCAGCAAGCCGGGCGCGCATCATGGCCTGGGCTTGTCCATCGTGCACGACCTGGTCACGCGCCTGCATGGCGTGATCGGCTGCCGCAGCGGCAAGGGCGGCACCTCGTTTGAAATCCTGCTGCCCCTGCCGCAGGCCGCCGCCGCTGCCACCGTTTCCGATGCCGTGCCCGCGCTCGGCAATACCGCTCTATCTTCGTAA